The DNA region TTGGTGATTCCTGTAGCGAAATCCAATTTCCCACCACGATCTACGTGCCAGTCAATCAATAATCTGGTGATGAAAATAGCAGTAAATAACGAGGTTAAAATACCAATCAATAAGGTAGTAGCGAAACCTTTAATCGGACCCGTACCGAATACGAATAAAATCAATGCCGTTAAACCGGTAGTGATGTTGGCATCTAAAATAGAAGACAAGGCATTGCTGAAACCATCTTTTACAGAATCGATTTGTCCTTTGCCTTTCGCCAATTCTTCTCGGATACGTTCGAAAATAAGTACGTTCGCATCAACCGACATACCGATAGTCAATACAATACCCGCAATACCAGGCAATGTTAACACGGCTCCTAAACCAGATAATACACCGAAAATTAACACGATGTTCAATAGCATGGCTACATCAGCAAAAGCACCCGCTTTTCCGTAGTAGAAAATCATCCATAACAATACTAAAGCCAAAGCAATTAAGAATGATGTTGTACCGCTATCAATCGCCTCTTGACCCAATGATGGACCAACAACTTCACTTTGAATAATATCTGCAGAAGCTGGTAATTTACCTGCACGTAATACGTTGGCTAAATCGATGGCCTCATTTAAAGTGAAATCCCCTGAAATAGATGAGCGTCCACCAGCAATTGGGCCAGAAGTCACACCCGGCGCAGAGTACACTACATCATCTAAAACAATAGCGATTTGGCTGCCTTGCTGATACGCATTACCAGTCATTTCTTCCCAGATTTTAGCGCCTTTAGAGTTCATTTGCATCGATACTTCCGGTTTGTTTCCAACGGGGCTAAATTCATTGCTAGCATCTGTAACTACTGCTCCACTCAATGGTGGAGTATCTTCTCTGTTACCTACCAATCCATATAAATCGATAAGTTCGCTATTCTTTTCTGGCTTACCGAAAACAAATTTCGTGTAACGCATTTCGGCAGGCAATAAGGCTCTCACCTCATCGCGGTTTAAATAATCAAGAACGGTTTCTTTGTCCTTAATTTCAAATTTGGCGATGATTGGACCTCCTTGGTAACCCACGCCTCTAATTAATTTTCCTAATGGATTGACATTATTGTCAACCGCTGTTGAATCCGTTTGGCTATCCCCCAAAAGGTCATCAATTTGTGAATCTTGGGCATCTTCTTCATCTTGACTTTCAACTTCCGCAGTTTGGGTTTCATCCTCTACAATGTCTTTCAACACGGCATCGGCCTGACCTAAAAACTGGTAAAACATTTCACCTTTGTAGGCATCCCAAAATTCCAATTGGGCAGTACTTTGTAGTAACGACTTGGCTCTTTCTACATCCTTAACACCAGGCAATTCCACCAAGATACGCCCTGATGTTCCTAAACGCTGAATGTTTGGTGAAGTAACACCAAACTCATCGATACGCTTACGCAATACTTCAAACGCTGAAACGATAGACTCGTCGATTTTAGTTTCGATGATGCTCTTCACCTCATCGTCGCTCATACTGCCGTCAATTTCCCCATCCAATTCTTTCGTATAGAAAATATCTGGTGAAGCCAATTTGGTATCGCCTTTAATCTTATCGAAAGCCGTGAAGAAATCCTGTAAATAGGTATTTTGGCTATTCTTTTGAAGCTCGGAAGCGTCCTCTAAAGCTTTGTTGAACACAGGGTCGCTGGTATTGTTTGCTAATCCTTTCAAAATGTCTTTTACAGACACCTGAAGAATTACGTTAATACCACCTTTTAAGTCTAAGCCAAGGTTCATGGCTTTTTGCTTCACTTCGTTATAAGTGAACTTTGCAATACCTATATTGAAAACCGTATCGGTGGCTATCGACTGAAGATAGTTGGCCTCTTCTTGACTACGCTTGGCGCGGTAATCGTCTTCGGTTTCCGCAATTTTATTGATGGCTATTTCTTCAGCCTCATTTTCAATCTGGCTGGCTTTGAAGGTAAACGACAGCTGGTAAAGGCTGACCAAACCAAACAAAACCGCAAATAATTTTACTAATCCTTTATTTTGCATTTTTTGAGTTATTTAATGTCTTTTATTTTGTCCCAAAAATGGGTGGGCAAATATAATTTTTTAAGCCCAACTTCGACAAATTTTATTTTTTTGATGAATGTATAGCCATACCATTTTACTTTTGGCGGCTATTAAAATGAATCATTTCTGAATGATAGGAATATAAAAACCCCTTAAGAATAGCTAGGCCCCGCCCTGCCCTCGGGAATTTTATGCGGAATATCTTTTGTGGCAATCTCGATATGTTTACAAATCGCCAATACCAGTTTTACAGCAACCTTTTCGTTGTCAACAACGGCAGGGTTGTAAAATAAACTGTAAGGCTCTACATAACGGTCGCTTTTGGTTTCAACCTGAAATACCAAATTGCCGTTTAAATCACCGCTTTGTCCATAATCGGTATGGATTTCAAAAACATCGATATTATAATCAATGCTCTTGTTCTCTTTTATGGGAAGGTTGCTCGGTTGTTCGTTATGGTTAACATCGAGGACTAATCCATCTGCTTTTGAAAGGCGTTTTTTTATGCTGACCGCATCTGAAGTAGAGTGGTAAGCAATGTTAACGCTGCCATTTTCGAGAATATCAACCTGAATGTTTTCGGCGCCTAAGCTTTGTAGTTGTTTTTTTAGGAGGTTGATGGTGCTTTGGGCATCGTCTGAAGACAGACCTTCCTCATTAAATTGCAGTACAATTTCTTGGTTGGGCAATACAGCTTGCTGCTGGTTTACCACACCAAATAAGGTAAGCGAAAAAATAAAAATGCTAATGCACCATCTTGCAATCATGCGCCAAATATAAAAAAATAAAGACTGTATTGCTACAGTCTTTAAAAAATATCATATTTTGAATGTACTGAATACTAAACCTCTAGCAACCCGTTGGTTTTTCTAACCCCTTCGGCACTAGATTTCATGTGTTCTTTTTCAGCTTCACTTAAAGGAATGTCAACGATTTCTTCAATACCGTTTTTACCTAAAACCACTGGCACACCAATACAGATGTCATTCAATCCGTATTCACCTTCCAAGAAGGTTGAACATGGGTAA from Tamlana crocina includes:
- the secDF gene encoding protein translocase subunit SecDF, which translates into the protein MQNKGLVKLFAVLFGLVSLYQLSFTFKASQIENEAEEIAINKIAETEDDYRAKRSQEEANYLQSIATDTVFNIGIAKFTYNEVKQKAMNLGLDLKGGINVILQVSVKDILKGLANNTSDPVFNKALEDASELQKNSQNTYLQDFFTAFDKIKGDTKLASPDIFYTKELDGEIDGSMSDDEVKSIIETKIDESIVSAFEVLRKRIDEFGVTSPNIQRLGTSGRILVELPGVKDVERAKSLLQSTAQLEFWDAYKGEMFYQFLGQADAVLKDIVEDETQTAEVESQDEEDAQDSQIDDLLGDSQTDSTAVDNNVNPLGKLIRGVGYQGGPIIAKFEIKDKETVLDYLNRDEVRALLPAEMRYTKFVFGKPEKNSELIDLYGLVGNREDTPPLSGAVVTDASNEFSPVGNKPEVSMQMNSKGAKIWEEMTGNAYQQGSQIAIVLDDVVYSAPGVTSGPIAGGRSSISGDFTLNEAIDLANVLRAGKLPASADIIQSEVVGPSLGQEAIDSGTTSFLIALALVLLWMIFYYGKAGAFADVAMLLNIVLIFGVLSGLGAVLTLPGIAGIVLTIGMSVDANVLIFERIREELAKGKGQIDSVKDGFSNALSSILDANITTGLTALILFVFGTGPIKGFATTLLIGILTSLFTAIFITRLLIDWHVDRGGKLDFATGITKNLFRNINIEFLKKRKTAYIISGVLIVLSLGSLFTNGLDQGVDFVGGRTYQVRFAQDISAEEITNLLSQPDVFGSADAKTFGDANQLKITTKYKVNESGSEIDEEIRRNLYDALVPHLEGISYEQFIDLNDENKQVGLLESYKVTPTIADDIKQASIWAILGSLIVVFLYILFRFKKWQYSLGAVAAVFHDVLIVLGVFSITYKFMPFNMEINQAFIAAILTVIGYSLNDTVVVFDRIREFFNEHTNWPFNRVVNSSLSSTLSRTLNTSLTTLVVLLAIFIFGGDSIRGFMFALIVGVVVGTYSSLFIATPVMYDTVSKSEEKKKKD